One window of the Allorhizobium ampelinum S4 genome contains the following:
- a CDS encoding GGDEF domain-containing protein, protein MIRILNWLSLRRGFEDLSQRGNIFSFVMHLMFSSVSLALGFQIVALPFCWVLGLVPMPIIDAVKLSVAMSWLLGSFVATFTGVFVAREIRSLAIAKAKYEHLSRIDGLSGLLNRRAFSEALDQTEGNASLAIADLDWFKSINDAYGHSAGDFVIRAVADILCHFANDPHVTARLGGEEFGLIIQGDTIQQRFERIDMIRRSISDLRLHFDGRLISTSISIGVAEISPERRPEVVYAAADRALYRAKANGRNCIVHEMTHGPQPLKQAIQAVS, encoded by the coding sequence TTGATTCGAATATTGAACTGGCTTTCGCTGCGCCGAGGATTTGAAGATCTCTCGCAAAGGGGAAACATTTTCAGCTTTGTCATGCATCTGATGTTTTCGTCCGTTTCCCTGGCACTTGGCTTTCAGATCGTTGCCCTGCCGTTCTGTTGGGTGCTGGGTCTGGTGCCGATGCCGATCATCGATGCGGTCAAGCTCAGCGTGGCGATGAGTTGGTTGTTGGGCAGTTTCGTGGCCACATTCACCGGCGTCTTTGTGGCGCGTGAAATCCGTAGTCTCGCCATCGCCAAGGCAAAATACGAGCATCTGAGCAGGATTGACGGTCTGTCCGGCCTGCTGAACCGGCGTGCCTTTTCGGAGGCGCTGGACCAGACGGAGGGGAACGCTTCGCTGGCCATCGCCGATCTCGATTGGTTCAAGTCGATCAACGATGCTTACGGCCACAGCGCCGGCGATTTCGTCATTCGGGCCGTGGCAGACATTCTGTGCCATTTCGCCAATGATCCGCATGTCACGGCCAGGCTTGGCGGCGAGGAATTCGGTTTGATCATCCAAGGCGACACGATCCAGCAGCGGTTTGAGCGGATCGACATGATCCGCCGCAGTATTTCCGACCTTCGGCTGCATTTCGACGGTCGGTTGATTTCGACATCCATCTCGATCGGCGTTGCTGAAATTTCGCCGGAAAGGCGGCCGGAAGTGGTCTATGCGGCGGCCGACCGCGCGCTTTACCGTGCCAAGGCCAATGGCCGCAACTGTATCGTGCATGAAATGACCCATGGCCCGCAGCCGTTGAAGCAGGCTATCCAGGCCGTCTCCTAA
- a CDS encoding peroxiredoxin — protein MLIGRKVPSVTFRTRVRDEEVGGPNPFRWQDMTSDDYFKGKKVVLFSLPGAFTPTCSTFQLPDFEKLYSEFQSAGIDDIYCISVNDAFVMNAWGKQQGLANVKLIPDGSGEFTRKMGMLVSKDNLGFGMRSWRYAAIINDGVVEQWFEEEGYSDNCDSDPYGVSSPQNILEKLKEKQAA, from the coding sequence ATGCTTATTGGCAGAAAAGTGCCCAGCGTCACGTTTCGTACCCGCGTTCGCGATGAAGAGGTCGGTGGCCCAAACCCCTTCCGTTGGCAAGATATGACCTCGGATGATTACTTCAAGGGCAAGAAAGTCGTGCTCTTTTCGCTTCCGGGTGCTTTCACTCCCACCTGCTCGACCTTCCAACTGCCGGATTTCGAAAAGCTTTATAGCGAGTTCCAGTCTGCCGGCATTGACGACATCTACTGCATTTCGGTCAATGATGCTTTCGTTATGAATGCCTGGGGCAAGCAGCAGGGCCTGGCCAACGTCAAGCTCATTCCCGATGGCTCCGGCGAGTTCACCCGCAAGATGGGCATGCTGGTGTCCAAGGACAATCTCGGCTTCGGCATGCGCTCCTGGCGCTATGCGGCTATCATCAACGATGGCGTGGTGGAGCAGTGGTTCGAAGAAGAAGGCTATTCCGACAATTGCGATAGCGACCCTTATGGTGTGTCTTCGCCGCAGAATATCCTGGAAAAGCTGAAGGAAAAGCAGGCGGCCTAA